One Fusobacterium ulcerans DNA segment encodes these proteins:
- the fomA gene encoding major outer membrane protein FomA, producing the protein MKKSLLLVSAFLAVAAMAQAKEIVPAPVVTEEAPVQVVEKEVIVYRDKPEVFRPNGYVNLHYKYYGDAEELNYKNDGKSNNYGRVELKGKINMTENQALEYRIRDYNSWNSTGNTEDKGMDGTEARFRYFYNHGNLGDSKVNLTSRIHYQDNGHDDDTQELEYQARFNFADYMFNNDFVKTTDFVVAPKYKYAWLNSDDYDNQIGVDLYTMHEFPLGFSFEFNVYATQHFYGKDQATGANSTVDDNFGVDVEAYLYNTTNLYSNGKLNIDFYFEGGFDPYSWNSENVLKREYRTNNFDKESDPVKVSYEDSKYRLYAWPQIITSYNVTDSFKTYVSLGAEYTNGYKYESDAQDWRWQPVAVVGFKTTF; encoded by the coding sequence ATGAAAAAATCTTTATTATTAGTTAGTGCATTTTTAGCAGTAGCAGCAATGGCTCAAGCTAAAGAAATTGTACCTGCTCCAGTTGTAACAGAGGAAGCACCAGTACAAGTTGTAGAAAAAGAAGTTATTGTCTACAGAGATAAACCTGAAGTATTCAGACCAAATGGTTATGTAAATTTACATTATAAATATTATGGAGATGCTGAAGAGCTAAACTATAAAAATGATGGAAAAAGTAATAACTATGGAAGAGTTGAATTAAAAGGTAAAATCAACATGACTGAAAACCAAGCTTTGGAATACAGAATAAGAGATTACAATAGCTGGAACTCAACAGGAAATACTGAAGATAAAGGAATGGATGGAACAGAAGCAAGATTCAGATATTTCTATAATCATGGAAATTTAGGAGATTCTAAAGTAAACCTAACTTCAAGAATTCACTACCAAGATAATGGACATGATGATGATACTCAAGAATTAGAATATCAAGCAAGATTTAACTTTGCTGACTATATGTTCAACAATGATTTTGTAAAAACTACAGACTTTGTAGTAGCTCCAAAATATAAATATGCATGGTTAAATAGCGATGATTATGATAACCAAATAGGTGTAGACTTATATACAATGCATGAATTCCCATTAGGATTCTCATTTGAATTTAATGTATATGCAACTCAACATTTCTATGGAAAAGATCAAGCGACTGGAGCAAACAGCACAGTAGATGACAACTTTGGAGTAGATGTAGAGGCATACTTATACAATACTACTAACCTATATTCAAATGGAAAACTTAATATAGATTTCTATTTTGAAGGTGGATTTGATCCATATTCTTGGAACTCAGAAAATGTTCTAAAAAGAGAGTATAGAACTAATAACTTTGATAAAGAATCTGATCCTGTAAAAGTATCATATGAAGATTCTAAATATAGATTGTATGCTTGGCCTCAAATCATCACTTCATACAATGTAACTGATTCATTTAAAACTTATGTATCTTTAGGTGCTGAGTATACAAATGGATATAAATATGAAAGCGATGCACAAGATTGGAGATGGCAGCCAGTTGCTGTAGTAGGATTCAAAACTACATTCTAA
- a CDS encoding LysR family transcriptional regulator: MNYFVEIARQESFTNASKKLYICQSALSKAIKTFESELDIILIDRTSKTFKLTPEGQLLYENGTIALKVINEQLTKLQDSISLEKGNIKVGVPPVISTIYFTSTIQEFRNMYKNINLSVIEAGANTVKDKVEKGEIDIGVVILPFSSQDFNITPVFMSDNVVVVHKNHPLASKKEVSMAEIKNEPLIILNETYMLHDRIKALCAKAGFEPNIICTSSQWDFIAEMVALNQGISILPRPILSKFYSKNIRLLTIKDPEFPWNIALIVRKDKYVSKAIKLFIEFVKNIDL; the protein is encoded by the coding sequence TTGAATTACTTTGTAGAAATAGCTAGACAGGAAAGTTTTACAAATGCTTCTAAAAAGCTCTATATATGTCAATCTGCTTTAAGTAAGGCTATAAAAACTTTTGAAAGCGAATTAGATATTATCTTAATAGACAGAACATCCAAAACTTTTAAATTAACTCCAGAGGGACAGCTTCTCTATGAAAACGGTACCATCGCTCTAAAAGTTATTAATGAACAGCTTACTAAATTACAAGATAGTATAAGTTTAGAAAAAGGAAATATCAAAGTAGGGGTTCCTCCAGTAATAAGTACTATATACTTTACTTCAACTATTCAAGAATTTAGAAATATGTATAAAAACATTAATTTAAGTGTTATTGAAGCTGGAGCTAATACAGTTAAAGATAAAGTTGAAAAAGGAGAAATAGATATTGGTGTTGTTATTCTTCCTTTCTCCTCTCAAGACTTTAACATAACTCCTGTATTTATGTCAGACAATGTTGTTGTTGTTCATAAAAACCATCCTTTAGCTTCTAAAAAAGAAGTTTCTATGGCTGAAATAAAAAATGAGCCTCTTATTATTTTAAATGAAACATACATGCTCCATGACAGAATAAAAGCTTTGTGTGCTAAGGCTGGGTTTGAACCAAACATAATTTGTACTAGTTCACAATGGGATTTTATTGCTGAAATGGTAGCTCTTAATCAAGGAATAAGTATACTTCCTCGACCTATACTCAGTAAATTCTATTCTAAAAACATTAGACTTTTAACTATCAAAGATCCTGAATTTCCATGGAACATAGCACTTATTGTAAGAAAAGATAAATATGTATCCAAAGCTATAAAACTTTTTATTGAATTTGTAAAAAATATAGATTTATAA
- a CDS encoding GntP family permease, translating to MLGILLGLLLLVFLSYKGYSIIWVAPLSAIVVALYGFGFNGQVLLESYTENYMGSLAGFTKSWFPLFFLGAVFGKMMDVTGAARAVAHLLVKFVGAKRALLGVVVSCAVLTYGGVSLFVVVFAIYPLAISLFREADLPRKLIPGAIALGAFTFTMTAFPGSPQLNNIIAGRYFNTTPYAAPIMGIVAGLIMLGCGYLYLYWKQEKLVKAGERFVEPSNNVKEEEGDLPNEYLSLVPLVTVVLVLYILSKKAGMAITPASILSLLCGNIVVALLNLKRSKFFIKALNEGANGSVIAILNTAAAVGFGGVVRAVPGFQVLTDKLLGIDASPLISEALAITLLAGATGSSSGGMGIALEALGPQYMAIAASQGISVEAFHRIATIASGGLDSLPHCGAVITLLAVTGMTHKDSYNDIGMVTCVIPLIALAAAIVLGMMGIV from the coding sequence ATGCTGGGTATACTTTTAGGTTTATTATTATTAGTTTTTCTTTCATATAAGGGATATTCTATCATCTGGGTAGCTCCACTTTCAGCTATCGTTGTTGCTTTATATGGATTTGGATTCAATGGACAGGTTTTACTGGAGTCATATACTGAAAATTATATGGGTTCTCTGGCTGGATTTACTAAATCATGGTTCCCTCTGTTCTTTCTAGGAGCAGTTTTTGGAAAAATGATGGATGTTACAGGAGCAGCTCGTGCAGTTGCACATCTCCTTGTAAAATTTGTTGGAGCTAAAAGAGCTCTTCTTGGAGTTGTTGTAAGTTGTGCTGTTCTTACTTATGGAGGAGTAAGCCTTTTCGTTGTAGTATTTGCTATATACCCACTTGCTATATCTCTTTTCAGAGAAGCTGATTTACCAAGAAAGCTTATTCCTGGTGCTATTGCACTTGGTGCATTCACTTTCACTATGACAGCTTTTCCTGGAAGTCCTCAGTTAAATAATATAATTGCTGGAAGATATTTCAACACTACACCTTATGCAGCTCCTATTATGGGTATAGTTGCAGGTTTAATAATGCTTGGATGTGGATATCTATATCTATATTGGAAGCAGGAAAAATTAGTAAAAGCTGGAGAGCGTTTTGTAGAACCATCAAATAATGTAAAAGAAGAAGAAGGAGATCTTCCTAATGAATATCTTTCTTTAGTTCCTCTTGTTACAGTTGTTCTTGTACTTTATATATTAAGTAAAAAAGCTGGCATGGCTATAACACCAGCAAGTATATTATCACTTTTATGTGGAAATATTGTTGTTGCTCTATTAAATTTAAAGAGATCTAAATTCTTTATTAAAGCTTTAAATGAAGGTGCAAATGGTTCAGTAATAGCAATTCTTAATACTGCTGCTGCTGTAGGATTTGGTGGAGTAGTTAGAGCTGTTCCAGGATTCCAGGTACTTACTGATAAGCTTTTAGGAATTGATGCAAGTCCTTTAATTTCAGAAGCATTAGCTATAACTCTTCTTGCAGGAGCTACAGGTTCATCTTCTGGAGGTATGGGAATAGCTTTGGAAGCTCTTGGACCTCAATATATGGCAATAGCTGCTTCTCAGGGAATAAGTGTTGAAGCTTTCCACAGAATAGCTACAATTGCTTCTGGTGGATTGGATTCTCTTCCACATTGCGGTGCTGTTATAACTCTTCTTGCAGTTACTGGTATGACTCATAAAGATTCATACAACGATATTGGAATGGTTACTTGTGTTATTCCTCTGATCGCATTGGCTGCTGCCATAGTTTTAGGAATGATGGGAATAGTATAA
- a CDS encoding threonine/serine exporter family protein, giving the protein MLLEILWAATSTFAFGIIFNLKGKKLFCASAGGALGWAVYIFFKYNGSSIPSSFLYSSIAITVYSEIIARFLKTPVTSTLIASLIPLVPGSGVYFTMSYLVENKIEDAVAKGTETILITVAITVGIVLVSTFSQIYYKIRRYNKIKKKINLRNSVKLKKQINKF; this is encoded by the coding sequence ATGCTGTTAGAAATTTTATGGGCTGCCACAAGTACTTTTGCTTTTGGTATTATATTCAATCTTAAAGGAAAAAAATTATTTTGTGCAAGTGCAGGTGGAGCTTTAGGGTGGGCTGTGTATATTTTCTTTAAATATAATGGAAGCTCTATACCATCATCATTTTTATATTCATCAATTGCAATTACTGTATATTCTGAAATAATTGCCAGATTTTTAAAGACTCCTGTTACCTCTACTTTGATAGCCAGTCTTATTCCTTTGGTACCTGGAAGTGGAGTATATTTTACAATGTCCTATCTGGTTGAAAATAAAATAGAAGACGCTGTAGCAAAGGGAACTGAAACCATTCTTATAACAGTTGCTATTACAGTTGGAATCGTATTGGTTTCTACTTTTTCTCAAATATATTATAAAATAAGAAGATACAATAAAATAAAGAAAAAAATAAATCTGAGAAATTCTGTAAAATTAAAAAAACAAATAAATAAGTTCTAA
- a CDS encoding MaoC family dehydratase, which translates to MNFGDLKIGMKAQVTKTITEADVILYAGITLDINPAHLNEEHAKKTIFKHRIAHGMLTAGLVSAVLGTKLPGEGSIYMGQELMFTAPVYFGDTITATAEIIELIPEKNRVILSTICTNQDGKEVLKGQAKIMKK; encoded by the coding sequence ATGAATTTCGGAGATTTGAAAATAGGTATGAAGGCTCAAGTTACAAAAACAATTACAGAGGCTGATGTTATTCTTTATGCAGGTATCACGTTGGATATAAATCCAGCTCATCTAAATGAAGAACATGCAAAAAAAACTATTTTCAAACACAGGATAGCACATGGAATGCTAACTGCAGGTCTAGTATCTGCCGTATTAGGAACAAAACTCCCAGGTGAGGGGAGCATCTACATGGGGCAGGAACTAATGTTCACAGCACCAGTTTATTTTGGAGATACTATCACAGCAACTGCTGAGATAATAGAGTTGATTCCAGAAAAAAACAGAGTAATATTATCAACAATATGTACAAATCAAGATGGTAAAGAAGTATTAAAAGGTCAAGCAAAAATAATGAAAAAATAG
- a CDS encoding acyl CoA:acetate/3-ketoacid CoA transferase, giving the protein MAEFIKASQAARLIKDDSLLLVCGFVGIGSPEEIFIEMEKSFLEEGTPKNLDLMFAAGFGDGKTKGLNHFAHRGMIKKAIGGHWGLAPGLAQLVNNNDMQGYNLPQGVIAQMFRDMAAGKPGTISHVGLGTFVDPEIQGGKLNSITTKDIVEKLTLNGREVLFFHGQKPNFGILKGTSSDEDGNISFEEEPLTLETLSIAMAVKNAGGKIIVQVKKKVENGVIQPKNVKIPGILVDYVVVAENPENHKQTLAEDFNLGYVTRVISDKPQKVEPVPLDERKVVSRRCAMLLSREKKIINYGIGMPEVIAAVLNEEGQEEYFTPTVEPGAIGGTPAGGLNFGASLNPICIVDQPYQFDFYDGGGLDMAFLGLAQCDGDGNINVSKFGPKIAGCGGFINITQNAKEVVFCGTFTAGGLKLEIADGSLKILQEGKIKKFVKDVEQITFSGKLAKENKKKVKYVTERAVFELKPEGLTLVEIAPGIDIEKDILGQMEFKPLISDELKTMDAKIFRAEKMGLVL; this is encoded by the coding sequence ATGGCTGAGTTTATTAAAGCGTCTCAAGCTGCCAGATTAATAAAAGATGATTCGTTATTACTGGTATGTGGTTTTGTAGGGATAGGAAGTCCAGAAGAGATATTCATAGAGATGGAAAAATCTTTTTTGGAAGAAGGAACACCAAAAAATTTAGATCTTATGTTTGCTGCTGGATTTGGTGATGGAAAAACAAAAGGGCTGAATCATTTTGCTCATAGAGGAATGATAAAAAAAGCTATAGGGGGACACTGGGGGTTAGCTCCAGGCCTGGCACAACTGGTAAATAATAATGACATGCAGGGATATAATCTGCCACAGGGAGTAATTGCTCAAATGTTTAGAGATATGGCAGCAGGAAAACCTGGAACTATTTCTCATGTTGGATTAGGGACATTTGTGGACCCAGAAATCCAAGGAGGAAAACTTAACAGCATTACAACAAAGGATATTGTTGAAAAATTAACATTGAATGGGAGAGAAGTGTTATTTTTTCATGGACAAAAGCCAAATTTTGGTATTTTAAAAGGAACTTCATCAGATGAAGATGGAAATATTTCTTTTGAGGAAGAACCGTTGACATTGGAAACATTGTCAATAGCAATGGCTGTAAAAAATGCTGGTGGAAAAATAATTGTTCAAGTAAAGAAAAAAGTAGAAAACGGAGTAATTCAACCTAAAAATGTAAAAATACCAGGAATATTGGTAGATTACGTAGTAGTTGCAGAAAATCCAGAAAATCATAAGCAAACATTAGCTGAGGATTTTAATCTTGGATATGTGACTAGAGTTATATCTGATAAACCACAAAAAGTGGAGCCAGTACCATTAGATGAAAGAAAAGTTGTATCAAGAAGATGTGCAATGCTTCTTTCAAGAGAAAAGAAAATAATAAACTATGGAATAGGAATGCCAGAAGTAATAGCTGCTGTACTGAATGAAGAGGGACAGGAAGAGTATTTTACTCCAACAGTAGAACCGGGAGCTATCGGTGGAACTCCAGCAGGAGGGCTTAATTTTGGGGCTTCTTTAAATCCTATATGTATAGTAGATCAACCTTACCAGTTTGATTTTTATGATGGTGGAGGACTTGACATGGCATTTTTAGGTCTTGCTCAATGTGATGGAGATGGAAATATAAATGTATCTAAGTTTGGACCTAAAATAGCTGGATGTGGAGGATTTATAAATATAACACAAAATGCAAAAGAGGTAGTATTCTGCGGAACGTTTACAGCAGGAGGATTAAAACTTGAAATAGCTGATGGAAGTTTAAAAATTCTTCAAGAAGGAAAAATTAAAAAATTTGTTAAAGATGTTGAACAAATTACATTCAGTGGAAAACTGGCAAAAGAAAATAAAAAGAAAGTAAAGTATGTAACAGAAAGAGCAGTTTTTGAACTAAAACCTGAAGGATTAACATTAGTAGAAATAGCACCTGGAATAGATATAGAAAAAGATATATTAGGACAGATGGAATTTAAACCATTGATTTCAGATGAGTTGAAAACTATGGATGCAAAAATATTCAGAGCGGAAAAAATGGGACTAGTATTATAA
- a CDS encoding HAMP domain-containing sensor histidine kinase produces MKKIFYKIFLILVIVTYMPLFIIYGFHTLYVNDYIKNEKAKELKEITEFVNVNSFSNEYKKKIEETENIQVDIVDLSIDRPETYVFEYLNNRDLKIDLESMRINQIAVRYVKKTHLLNNIYIIKKVDKEKYILISSLMVIPEVINRIILSAYFYVTVLIIPVVLMLAYFISKKMSGPIVLLEEVSKKMSNLDFSKTIEFKSNDELTMLGKNINIMAQALKNNIDELNLVNKQLKKELETNENLMNSISHELKTPIAIINGYIEMLQDKMIKDPKEIEKIYSVMFDEGIHLNKMIKDLNSYRRYEANFFEVEKKEIKIKEFIEGLLNKYRLDIEERKINLTINMEDEIIIEDLGKLSIILNNLLTNAITYTDSRGIIEISYKNKNLKISNSAEDISEEKFEKIFQPFYKLDSSRNRKYGGTGLGLSIVKNILELLQLKYSMKFDKERGFVIFNIEFS; encoded by the coding sequence ATGAAGAAGATTTTCTATAAAATATTTTTAATACTTGTTATAGTCACATATATGCCTCTTTTTATAATATATGGATTTCATACTCTGTATGTTAATGATTATATCAAAAATGAAAAAGCTAAGGAACTGAAAGAAATAACTGAATTTGTAAATGTAAATTCTTTTTCAAATGAATATAAGAAAAAAATAGAAGAAACAGAAAATATTCAAGTTGATATTGTAGATTTATCAATTGATAGACCAGAAACTTATGTTTTTGAATATCTCAATAACAGAGATCTTAAAATTGATTTAGAAAGTATGCGTATTAATCAAATTGCTGTGAGGTATGTAAAAAAAACACATCTTTTGAATAATATATATATTATTAAGAAAGTAGATAAAGAAAAATATATTTTGATCTCATCATTAATGGTAATACCTGAAGTAATAAACCGTATAATTTTATCTGCATATTTTTATGTGACAGTTCTTATTATTCCAGTTGTACTCATGCTGGCATATTTTATTTCTAAAAAAATGTCAGGTCCTATAGTACTTTTAGAAGAAGTATCAAAAAAAATGTCAAATCTTGATTTTTCAAAAACAATTGAATTTAAAAGCAATGATGAACTTACAATGCTTGGAAAGAATATAAATATCATGGCACAGGCATTAAAAAATAATATAGATGAACTTAATCTAGTAAATAAACAATTAAAAAAAGAACTTGAGACCAATGAAAATCTTATGAATTCAATAAGTCACGAACTTAAGACTCCTATTGCTATTATAAACGGATATATTGAAATGCTTCAGGATAAAATGATTAAAGATCCTAAAGAAATAGAAAAAATATATTCAGTTATGTTTGATGAAGGGATTCATCTTAATAAGATGATTAAAGATTTAAATTCTTATCGTAGATATGAAGCTAATTTCTTTGAAGTAGAAAAAAAAGAGATAAAAATAAAAGAGTTTATAGAGGGACTTTTAAATAAGTATAGACTTGATATAGAAGAAAGAAAAATAAATCTTACTATAAATATGGAAGATGAAATAATTATAGAAGATTTAGGAAAACTATCAATTATACTGAATAATCTTTTAACTAATGCAATTACATATACAGACAGCAGAGGGATAATCGAAATAAGCTATAAAAATAAAAATTTAAAGATATCAAATAGTGCAGAAGATATTTCAGAAGAAAAATTTGAGAAAATTTTTCAGCCTTTTTATAAATTAGATTCTTCGAGAAATAGGAAATATGGTGGAACAGGATTAGGACTCTCTATTGTAAAAAATATTTTAGAACTTCTTCAGCTTAAATATAGTATGAAATTTGACAAGGAGAGAGGTTTTGTTATATTCAATATAGAATTCAGTTAA
- a CDS encoding response regulator transcription factor has translation MKKILIVEDEKEIRNILKVYLLTAGYEVTESADGEEAMKIFYEKPFDLVILDIMLPKKDGWSICREIKEYSSVPVIIITARDNENDEVFGFEIGADDYITKPFSNKVFLARVKTVLKNKTIVNNSNEIEVGKLKINDVSHSVSKEGKNLDLAPKEYEILMYFIKNKNIALSREKMLTEIWGYGFVGNDRTIDVHIKNLRKKIGGEYIKTIRSVGYKFEIK, from the coding sequence GTGAAAAAGATTCTGATAGTAGAGGATGAAAAGGAAATAAGAAATATTTTAAAGGTATATTTGCTAACAGCAGGATATGAAGTAACAGAATCAGCAGATGGAGAAGAGGCAATGAAAATTTTTTATGAAAAGCCTTTTGATCTGGTAATATTGGATATAATGCTTCCTAAAAAGGATGGTTGGAGTATATGCCGTGAAATAAAAGAGTATAGCTCTGTCCCTGTAATAATTATAACAGCAAGAGATAATGAAAATGATGAAGTGTTTGGTTTTGAAATAGGAGCAGATGACTATATAACAAAACCTTTCAGTAATAAAGTATTTTTAGCAAGAGTGAAGACAGTTTTAAAAAATAAAACTATTGTTAATAACAGTAATGAGATAGAAGTAGGAAAGCTTAAAATAAATGATGTTTCTCACAGTGTGTCTAAAGAAGGAAAAAATTTAGATCTTGCTCCTAAAGAATATGAAATACTGATGTACTTTATCAAAAATAAAAATATAGCTTTAAGCAGGGAAAAGATGCTTACAGAGATATGGGGATATGGTTTTGTTGGAAACGACAGAACAATAGATGTTCATATAAAAAACCTCAGAAAAAAAATTGGGGGAGAATATATTAAAACTATAAGAAGTGTTGGTTATAAGTTTGAAATAAAATAA
- a CDS encoding threonine/serine ThrE exporter family protein has translation MNENKVLVLANLVGKIALQSGAETYRVEDIINRICRHYGLNAQCFVSITCIITSVRNYKGELFCSVERVPNRTTNLNKVHSINQLVRDIKKYSFEDFAKKISIIDKEVPYKKYMYFLAYCFGAFSFSLLFKGKLNDACCAFISGGLIFVISDFAARLQSNSFFINTLGGFICTICSYLSYKIGFTDTVSYSIIGAIMLLVPGIALTNAIRDLVAGDLLSGISRAVEAFLVGAALAIGTGFALFILVRFGGI, from the coding sequence ATGAATGAAAACAAGGTTCTCGTACTAGCTAACTTAGTAGGGAAAATAGCATTGCAAAGTGGTGCTGAGACTTATAGAGTGGAAGATATAATAAATAGAATATGCCGGCATTATGGACTGAATGCTCAATGTTTTGTTTCAATAACCTGTATAATTACCTCTGTAAGAAACTACAAGGGAGAACTTTTCTGTTCTGTTGAAAGAGTTCCTAACAGAACTACAAATTTAAATAAAGTCCATAGTATAAATCAATTAGTAAGAGATATAAAAAAATATTCTTTTGAAGATTTTGCTAAAAAAATAAGTATAATAGATAAAGAAGTTCCTTATAAAAAATATATGTATTTTTTAGCTTACTGTTTTGGAGCTTTTTCTTTTTCACTTCTTTTTAAAGGTAAATTAAATGATGCATGCTGTGCCTTTATAAGTGGAGGACTTATATTTGTAATATCAGATTTTGCTGCAAGGCTTCAGTCAAATAGTTTCTTCATAAATACTTTGGGAGGATTTATTTGTACAATCTGCTCTTATCTTTCATATAAAATTGGATTCACAGATACAGTTTCCTATTCAATCATTGGAGCTATCATGCTCCTTGTTCCCGGAATAGCCCTTACAAATGCTATAAGAGACCTTGTGGCTGGAGATCTTCTTTCAGGAATATCTCGTGCTGTAGAAGCCTTTCTGGTAGGAGCTGCTTTAGCTATAGGTACTGGATTTGCACTATTTATCCTTGTAAGATTTGGAGGTATATAA
- a CDS encoding tRNA1(Val) (adenine(37)-N6)-methyltransferase, which produces MITNEFETIIDLLKKDMKIIQRTDHFAFSLDSLLISEFASITKNINNIVDLGTGNGAIPLFLSKKTKAKITGIEIQEISSDLARRNIKLNNLEDQITIINDDMKNWRKYFTTHTLDMVVSNPPFFKFNGNEELLNDLTQLTLARHEISITLDTLIETAAGLLKDKGYFVLVHRVDRLIEIIELMKKHLIEPKRIQFCHSKTDKEGKILLVEGIKYGKPGLRILPPLFTHDSNGQYSPEVLEMFK; this is translated from the coding sequence ATGATCACTAACGAATTTGAAACTATTATAGACCTTTTAAAAAAAGATATGAAGATAATACAAAGAACTGACCATTTCGCTTTTTCTTTAGATTCACTTCTTATCTCAGAATTTGCGTCTATTACTAAAAATATTAACAATATTGTAGATTTAGGAACTGGGAATGGAGCTATCCCCCTTTTTCTTTCTAAAAAAACAAAAGCAAAAATAACAGGAATTGAAATACAGGAAATATCAAGTGACCTTGCTAGAAGAAATATAAAGCTTAATAATCTTGAAGATCAAATTACTATTATTAATGATGACATGAAAAATTGGAGAAAATATTTTACTACTCATACTTTAGATATGGTAGTTTCAAATCCTCCATTTTTTAAATTTAATGGCAATGAGGAACTTTTAAATGATCTTACACAATTAACTTTGGCAAGGCATGAAATATCTATTACACTCGATACTCTTATAGAAACTGCTGCTGGTTTATTAAAAGATAAGGGATATTTCGTTCTTGTTCATAGAGTAGACAGACTCATTGAAATAATTGAACTTATGAAAAAACATCTTATTGAACCCAAAAGAATTCAGTTCTGCCATTCTAAAACTGATAAAGAGGGAAAAATATTATTGGTAGAGGGGATTAAATATGGTAAACCTGGACTTAGAATACTGCCTCCATTATTTACTCATGATAGTAATGGACAATATTCTCCTGAGGTTTTAGAAATGTTCAAATAA
- a CDS encoding acyl-CoA dehydrogenase, with protein sequence MEFNIPKTHELFRQMIREFAEKEVKPLAAEVDEEERFPVETVKKMAEIGLMGIPIPKQYGGAGGDNIMYAMAVEELSRVCGTTGVIVSAHTSLGTWPILHFGTEEQKQKYIPKLASGEWLGAFGLTEPNAGTDAAGQQTTAVLDETTNEWIINGSKIFITNAGYADVYVIFGMTDRSKGLKGISAFILETGTPGFSIGKKEKKLGIKGSSTCELIFENVRIPKSNLLGEVGKGFKIAMMTLDGGRIGIASQALGIAQGALDETVGYVKERKQFGRAIAKFQNTQFQLADLEVKIEASRLLVYKAAWKESNNLPYTVDAARAKLFAAETAMEVTTKAVQLHGGYGYTREYPVERMMRDAKITEIYEGTSEVQRMVIAGNLLK encoded by the coding sequence ATGGAATTTAATATACCTAAGACACATGAACTTTTCAGACAAATGATAAGAGAATTTGCTGAAAAAGAGGTAAAACCTTTAGCTGCTGAAGTAGATGAAGAAGAAAGATTCCCAGTTGAAACAGTTAAAAAAATGGCTGAAATCGGGTTAATGGGAATCCCTATTCCAAAACAATATGGTGGAGCAGGTGGAGACAATATAATGTATGCAATGGCAGTAGAAGAACTTTCAAGAGTTTGTGGAACTACTGGAGTTATTGTATCTGCACATACTTCACTAGGAACTTGGCCAATATTACACTTTGGTACTGAAGAGCAAAAACAAAAATATATTCCAAAACTAGCAAGCGGAGAATGGTTAGGGGCTTTTGGATTAACTGAGCCAAATGCTGGAACAGATGCTGCTGGACAACAAACTACTGCAGTTTTAGATGAAACTACAAACGAATGGATCATCAATGGTTCTAAAATATTTATAACAAATGCAGGATATGCTGATGTTTATGTTATATTTGGAATGACTGACAGATCAAAAGGATTAAAAGGAATTTCAGCTTTCATATTAGAAACAGGAACTCCAGGATTCTCTATAGGTAAAAAAGAAAAGAAACTTGGAATCAAAGGATCATCAACTTGTGAATTGATATTTGAAAATGTAAGAATCCCTAAATCAAACCTACTAGGAGAAGTTGGAAAAGGATTCAAAATTGCTATGATGACTCTTGATGGAGGAAGAATAGGAATTGCTTCTCAAGCATTAGGAATTGCTCAAGGTGCTTTAGATGAAACTGTTGGATATGTAAAAGAGAGAAAACAATTTGGAAGAGCTATTGCTAAATTCCAAAATACTCAATTCCAATTAGCTGATTTAGAAGTTAAAATAGAAGCTTCAAGACTTCTAGTTTACAAAGCAGCATGGAAAGAAAGCAACAACCTACCATACACAGTAGATGCAGCAAGAGCTAAACTATTTGCAGCTGAAACTGCTATGGAAGTTACTACTAAAGCAGTTCAACTACATGGAGGATATGGATACACTAGAGAATATCCAGTAGAAAGAATGATGAGAGATGCTAAAATCACTGAAATTTATGAAGGAACTTCAGAAGTTCAAAGAATGGTAATAGCAGGAAATCTTTTAAAATAA